A single region of the Brachypodium distachyon strain Bd21 chromosome 3, Brachypodium_distachyon_v3.0, whole genome shotgun sequence genome encodes:
- the LOC104584030 gene encoding uncharacterized protein LOC104584030: MRAFREVLSICDLHNIGFEGLPYTYNNNNNSGRKNVRVRLDRLVVDSNWRDLFNQARVTHLVSPCSDHSPLLVDLLPTVQQVTRKGNRQYELLWERSSEHTKIIANAWDGQSGDDMDIMAQLNKVMEALYGWGKEKFGNVIRELEKARGKLKELLGNGADAREIRKINDSINELLYQEELLWMQRSRINWLKAGDRNTCFFHSKAVWRAKKNKITKLKDSNGNWKMEPPELEKLATDYFKDIFTHDPGLNHRLVSDLFSPKITEHMNTELCKDFSVQEISNALFQIGPIKAPGPDGFPARFYQRNWDTLKDDIVAEVQRFFATGRMLAGMNDTSIVLIPKSAQKLGFATQWISWIMACVTSVRYSIKLNGNLLESFSPTRGLRQGDPLSPLLFLFVADGLSALLQKEAQLNRISPIHICRRSPGVSHLLFADDTLLFFKADSNEASKNEIKIILQVQADGFEAKYLGLPTLEGRMRKDLTVLIRNFWWGAENGRRKTHWVAWDSMLRPKTRGGLGFRDMQINKVSDFIGPDENWNVQLLDTYFLPIDIEEIRKIKLYPDEVEDFVAWAPDKKGVFNVRSAYFLGLFEKEQELGLGESSARPDGSSPKWALLWKDIVPKKVNVFAWKLSRNALATKGSGRRCELTGTFPGKMKL, translated from the exons ATGCGCGCCTTCAGAGAAGTGCTTAGCATCTGTGACCTGCACAATATCGGTTTTGAAGGGCTCCCTTACAcctacaacaacaacaacaacagcggGCGAAAGAACGTCCGAGTTAGGCTTGATAGACTGGTGGTCGATAGCAACTGGAGAGACCTGTTCAACCAAGCAAGAGTCACCCACCTTGTATCACCTTGCTCTGACCACTCCCCTCTCCTCGTTGATCTCCTCCCGACTGTCCAGCAGGTAACGAGAAAAGGGAACAGACAATATGAGCTGCTCTGGGAAAGATCGAGTGAGCATACAAAAATAATAGCCAATGCCTGGGATGGGCAATCGGGTGACGACATGGACATCATGGCTCAGCTGAACAAGGTTATGGAAGCTTTGTACGGCTGGGGGAAGGAAAAATTCGGCAACGTCATTAGAGAACTTGAGAAAGCCAGAGGAAAGTTAAAGGAACTGCTGGGGAACGGCGCGGACGCGCGCGAAATTAGGAAGATAAACGACAGCATTAATGAGCTGCTGTACCAGGAGGAGCTGCTGTGGATGCAACGCTCGAGAATAAACTGGCTCAAGGCAGGGGACAGGAATACATGTTTCTTCCATAGCAAGGCTGTGTGGAGggcaaaaaagaacaaaatcacaaaGCTGAAAGATTCGAACGGGAACTGGAAAATGGAGCCACCTGAATTAGAGAAACTTGCCACTGACTACTTCAAAGACATTTTCACCCATGACCCTGGCCTAAACCACCGACTTGTCAGCGACCTCTTCAGCCCCAAGATCACAGAACATATGAACACTGAGCTTTGCAAGGATTTCTCTGTACAGGAGATCTCGAACGCTCTCTTCCAGATTGGGCCCATTAAGGCTCCCGGGCCAGACGGTTTCCCGGCGAGGTTCTATCAGAGAAACTGGGATACCCTCAAGGATGACATCGTCGCGGAAGTCCAAAGATTCTTTGCCACTGGAAGAATGCTAGCGGGTATGAATGACACCTCTATCGTCCTCATCCCAAAATCGGCCCAG AAGCTTGGCTTTGCTACCCAATGGATTAGTTGGATCATGGCTTGTGTTACGTCGGTCAGGTATTCTATCAAGCTGAACGGCAACCTGTTGGAGTCCTTTTCCCCCACAAGGGGGTTGAGGCAAGGAGACCCGTTATCCCCGCTCCTGTTCCTCTTTGTGGCCGATGGCCTGTCGGCCCTCCTACAGAAGGAGGCCCAACTCAACCGCATTTCCCCAATACACATCTGTAGAAGGAGCCCGGGTGTTTCTCACCTACTATTCGCTGATGACACACTCCTGTTCTTCAAGGCTGACTCGAACGAAGCAAGCAA GAATGAGATCAAAATTATTCTCCAGGTCCAGGCGGATGGGTTTGAGGCCAAGTACCTTGGACTTCCTACGCTGGAAGGAAGGATGAGGAAAG ATCTGACGGTTTTGATCAGGAACTTTTGGTGGGGTGCTGAGAACGGTCGTCGTAAAACCCATTGGGTTGCATGGGACAGCATGCTGCGACCAAAGACTAGAGGGGGGTTGGGATTCAGGGACATGCAGATTAACAAGGTATCTGATTTTATTGGCCCAGATGAAAACTGGAATGTTCAGCTACTTGACACGTATTTCCTGCCAATTGACATTGAGGAAATTAGGAAGATTAAGCTCTACCCCGACGAGGTGGAAGATTTCGTGGCTTGGGCCCCCGACAAAAAAGGCGTGTTCAATGTTAGATCGGCATACTTCCTGGGCCTATTTGAGAAAGAACAAGAACTCGGACTGGGGGAGTCCAGCGCTAGGCCTGATGGATCCAGCCCAAAATGGGCTCTGCTCTGGAAAGACATAGTTCCAAAGAAGGTGAATGTTTTTGCCTGGAAGCTGAGCCGGAACGCTTTGGCCACCAAG GGCTCTGGCAGGCGATGCGAGCTCACTGGGACCTTCCCCGGGAAGATGAAATTGTGA
- the LOC112271858 gene encoding CRIB domain-containing protein RIC10-like, producing MMSANAISEDKGWEVMEMLPAPIEQPRSASPSILRASCCCTQHLAMAYKMKGVFKGLRVISQIFVVKEQEIEIGYPTDVKHVAHIGWDSPTGSAASPSWMNDMKGSQDFSSLNNFAPSTGTSWASQDFDQPRDISPYGILPENGSPENTPYPDIPKPPRKSRRKKSSKNSSPTASSRSSRSSRSSRSKGSFSSNPDTVDANNIQHEIRIV from the exons ATGATGTCTGCAAATGCCATTTCTGAAGATAAAGGATGGGAGGTGATGGAAATGCTGCCTGCTCCCATTGAACAACCAAGAAGTGCATCACCTTCAATCTTGAG GGCTTCTTGTTGCTGCACACAACATTTAGCAATGGCATACAAGATGAAAGGGGTCTTCAAGGGCCTCAGAGTCATCTCTCAAATCTTCG TGGTGAAGGAGCAAGAAATAGAGATTGGTTACCCAACAGACGTGAAGCATGTCGCGCATATCGGTTGGGACAGCCCGACAGGCAGTGCTGCTTCTCCTAGCTGG ATGAATGACATGAAGGGGTCGCAGGACTTTTCGTCGTTGAACAACTTCGCGCCGTCTACTGGAACCTCCTGGGCTTCTcaag ATTTTGATCAGCCTCGAGATATATCACCCTACGGTATACTCCCCGAAAATGGCAGTCCAGAGAACACCCCATACCCAGACATACCAAAGCCTCCCAGGAAGTCCAGGAGGAAGAAATCTTCCAAGAACAGTTCGCCGACAGCATCATCGAGATCATCAAGGTCCTCAAGATCATCAAGATCCAAGGGCTCATTTTCATCCAATCCTGATACCGTTGATGCCAACAACATACAACATGAAATCCGGATCGTGTAG